CGGCCTTCCCCTCTCCCTGTTCATCGTCGGGGCCTTTTTCGCCGTCTTCTGGTATCTCATGACTCATCGTCCCTTCGGCCGCCACGTCTACGCCATCGGCAACAACCTCCAGGCGGCGGCCCTGGCCGGAATCGACGCCAGACGCATCCGCATCGCCAGCTACGCCCTCGTCGGCGCCCTCGTCGGCGTGGCCTCCCTCTTCTACGTGGGACGGCTGGGAAGCGTCGAGATCACCGTCGGCAACGACCTGGCCCTGTCGGCCATCGCCGCCACCGTCATCGGAGGCACGGCCGTCACGGGCGGCCGGGGCTCCGTCGTCGGCACCCTGGCGGGCGTCCTCTTCATGGCCTTCATGAAAAACGGCATCGTCCTCCTGGGCATTCCCTCTCTCTGGGAGCGGGCCGTCGTGGGCCTGCTGATCATCATTTCCGTCCGCATCGACCTCTGGCTGGAGAGGCGGGAGGAGAGACGGAAGAGGGAACAGCTCACGGCTCAGCGGCGGTTGGGCCGCCAGGCCGTTCCGGCGACCGTCGCCGGACAGGAGGTGACAGGATGAGCCGCCTTTCGCCCAGGACCTTCCTGGCCAACCGCGTCGCCTTTCTGCTCGTCCTCATGGCCATCGTCATGGTCGTCATGTCCCTGCTGAGCCCCTATTTCCTGAACGTCGACAATCTTCTGGGGATGACCCGCTTCGGCGCCGTCCTGGCTCTCATCGGAATCGGCCAGAGCCTGGTCATCCTCGCCGGAGGGGCCGGCATCGACATCTCCGTCGGCTCCATCATCAGCCTTTCGGGCGTCCTCTTCGGCCTCATGGTCAAGGCCGATGTCCCCCTCGCTCTGGCTCTTCCGGCCTGCGTCGTCGTCGGCGCCCTCCTGGGGGCCGTCAACGGCGTGACGGTGGCCCTCTGGGGCATGCCGCCCATGATCGGTACCTTCAGCACCATGTGGGCCTACGGGGCCCTGGCCCTCGTCCTGACCCGGGGTGTTCCCGTCTCGGGCTTTCCCGAGGTCTTCGGCTTCCTCGGCCAGGGCAAGATCCTGGGCATTCCCGCCCAGACCCTGCTCTTTGTCGTGCCCGCCTATTTCCTCTTCCACTTCATGCTCTCTTGGACCTCCTTCGGCCGCTCCATCTATCTCGTCGGCGTCAACGACGAGGCGGCCCGCTTCGCCGGGATCTCGCCCCGGAAGGTCCGCTTCGCCCTCTACACCCTGAGCGGGGCCTTGGCGGGCTGCGGCGCCCTCATCATGTCCTCCTGGCTCATGGCGGCCCGGGCCGACGTGGGCAACGGCATGGAGCTCCAGGCCATCACCGTGGCCGTCCTGGGGGGGGTCAACATCTTCGGCGGGTCGGGCAGCCTTCTGGGCACCCTCATGGCGGTGATGATCGTCACCATGGTCCAGACGGGCCTCCAGCTGGCCAACATCAACGCCATCTGGCAGCTTGCCCTGCTGGGGGCGATCCTTCTCGGCGCCGTCGCCCTCAATCAGTCGGTCCTGAGGGAAAGGGTCCGCCGTTGATCGCGGCGGCTCTTCCGACGCCGATTCCCTGGAGGCGAGGCGCTTCATGGCGACGATGAAGGATGTGGCCGAACGTTCCGGCGTCTCGGTGACGACTGTCTCCCACGTCGTCAACGGCACCCGCCGCGTCAGCGACGAGGTCCGCCTCCGCGTCGAGGGGGTCATGGAGGAGATCGGCTACAGGCCCAACATCCTCGCCCGGGGGCTTCGCCGCGGCGAAGCGACGCTGCTGGGCCTGATCGTGCCCGACGCCACCAACCCCTATTTCGCCGAGATCGCCCGGGCCGTGGCCGACGCCTGTTCCGAAGAGGGCTATGCCGTCATCATCTGCAACTCCGACGGGCGGCGCGACAGGGAAAAGGAGGCCATCGAGGTGCTGGCGGCCAACCGCGTCGGCGGCATCTTCCTCGTCAACGTCGGCGTCACGGAGCGGGACGCCGCCCTCTTCGACGGCCTGTCCATTCCCCTCGTCATGCTGGATCGGGAGATTCCCGGCATTCCCGTCGATTCGATCCAGATCGACAACGTCCACGGGGGGCGCCAGGCCACGGACCACCTTCTCTCCCTGGGCCATCGGCGCATCGCCTGCATCGCCGGCCCCTCGCAGGTCTCGCCCAGCGGCGACCGCGTCACGGGTTACCGTCAGGCCCTGGAGGCCGCCGGCCTTCCCTTCGATCCCTCCCTGGTCCTGAGGGGCGACTTCACTCCCGCTTCGGGCCACGCCTGCGCCGGGATTCTCATGGAGCGCGGCGAGAGGCCGACGGCCCTCTTCGCCTGCAACGATCTCATGGCCTTCGGCGCCGTCACGGCCCTGGCCGAGCGGGGCCTCGCCGTCCCCGGCGACGTCTCCGTCGTCGGCTTCGACGACATCCCCCTGGCGGCCTACTTCAACCCTCCTCTGACGACGGTGGCCCAACCCCGCCGCGAGATGGGGCGCCGGGCGGCCCGGATCCTTCTGGAGCGGATGAGGGACGGCACCCTGCCCCGCCGTCGCCCCGTCCTGATGAACACGACCCTGAAGGTGCGCCGTTCTTCGGGGCCCCCCGCGGGAGGTGATGGCCCGAGGTCCTGACCGCCGTTTTTTCCGCCGTTCCGCTTCTTGTCTGTGGCGCCTTCAGGCGCCTCGATCTGGAAAGGGGAGATAAACCA
The DNA window shown above is from Aminithiophilus ramosus and carries:
- a CDS encoding ABC transporter permease, with the translated sequence MTPQGVPQKTFVPHIGRREYFTILLLGLEILLFALLSEHFLSWRNINTVLRNATDLAIVSIGMTLVMILCGIDLSVGSALGVVAILVGWMLGAQWNPWVTALAAVAAGALLGSVNGVLIALFNVPDIIATIGTSSILRAAVFMMLGGQWLTGIDPVFSVLTRGRLFGLPLSLFIVGAFFAVFWYLMTHRPFGRHVYAIGNNLQAAALAGIDARRIRIASYALVGALVGVASLFYVGRLGSVEITVGNDLALSAIAATVIGGTAVTGGRGSVVGTLAGVLFMAFMKNGIVLLGIPSLWERAVVGLLIIISVRIDLWLERREERRKREQLTAQRRLGRQAVPATVAGQEVTG
- a CDS encoding ABC transporter permease encodes the protein MSRLSPRTFLANRVAFLLVLMAIVMVVMSLLSPYFLNVDNLLGMTRFGAVLALIGIGQSLVILAGGAGIDISVGSIISLSGVLFGLMVKADVPLALALPACVVVGALLGAVNGVTVALWGMPPMIGTFSTMWAYGALALVLTRGVPVSGFPEVFGFLGQGKILGIPAQTLLFVVPAYFLFHFMLSWTSFGRSIYLVGVNDEAARFAGISPRKVRFALYTLSGALAGCGALIMSSWLMAARADVGNGMELQAITVAVLGGVNIFGGSGSLLGTLMAVMIVTMVQTGLQLANINAIWQLALLGAILLGAVALNQSVLRERVRR
- a CDS encoding LacI family DNA-binding transcriptional regulator, which encodes MATMKDVAERSGVSVTTVSHVVNGTRRVSDEVRLRVEGVMEEIGYRPNILARGLRRGEATLLGLIVPDATNPYFAEIARAVADACSEEGYAVIICNSDGRRDREKEAIEVLAANRVGGIFLVNVGVTERDAALFDGLSIPLVMLDREIPGIPVDSIQIDNVHGGRQATDHLLSLGHRRIACIAGPSQVSPSGDRVTGYRQALEAAGLPFDPSLVLRGDFTPASGHACAGILMERGERPTALFACNDLMAFGAVTALAERGLAVPGDVSVVGFDDIPLAAYFNPPLTTVAQPRREMGRRAARILLERMRDGTLPRRRPVLMNTTLKVRRSSGPPAGGDGPRS